In Cotesia glomerata isolate CgM1 linkage group LG1, MPM_Cglom_v2.3, whole genome shotgun sequence, one genomic interval encodes:
- the LOC123267654 gene encoding tRNA methyltransferase 10 homolog A isoform X2 has translation MTTIPSGTNLSTILDSHVVDKKLGKTELNNLSKNQLKKIKRKEKWLAHKSEKRLKERLKAKEKRAFARAHNINLGPSRKSLKKCTMENSSCKLTITIDMGFDELMIEKDISKLTKQILRCYTLNRRAPAPVQFSLTNFNNKSKEQMEKHNGYEHWDVKFFSESYCKVYDSKKIIYLTSESENIIDKLDHDSVYVIGGLVDHNGHKGLCHKLAVQAGVQHARLPLDKFLNMKTRKVLAVNHGK, from the exons atGACAACAATTCCGTCAGGTACTAATTTATCAACTATTCTTGATTCCCATgtagttgataaaaaattgggCAAAactgaattaaataatttaagtaaaaaccagttaaaaaaaataaaaagaaaagaaaaatggcTTGCGCATAAATCTGAAAAAAG GCTGAAGGAGAGATTAAAAGCTAAAGAAAAACGTGCTTTTGCTCGAGCACATAATATAAATCTTGGACCATCgagaaaatcattaaaaaaatgtactaTGGAAAATAGTAGTTGTAAACTAACAATAACAATCGACATGGGATTTGATGAGTTAATGATTGAAAAAGATATTTCCAAACTTACTAAACAAATTTTGAGATGCTATACTTTAAATAGAAGAGCCCCTGCACCTGTACAATTTTCATTGACTAATTTCAATAACAAGTCAAAAGAGCAAATGGAGAAACACAACGGCTACGAGCATTGGGAC gttaaattttttagtgaatcATATTGTAAAGTATACgattcgaaaaaaataatttaccttACGAGCGAATCTGAAAATATCATTGATAAATTAGATCATGATAGTGTTTATGTAATTGGAGGTTTAGTAGATCATAATGGCCATAaa GGCCTATGCCATAAACTTGCCGTTCAAGCCGGCGTACAACATGCTCGATTACCGttggacaaatttttaaatatgaaaacgCGAAAAGTTTTAGCAGTCAATCATGgtaaatag
- the LOC123266740 gene encoding uncharacterized protein LOC123266740, with protein MFAHHLVIFVCIQLLLSSVSAISFTEIDNAGTDCEDIYIKSSDKEQGEVDYFVCVFRKLKAFNSDNSLNVEVIKNVLTIIGQYSPPGFSKSRFEAVFNAIGSCSSTASNTVEESVKTYFQCVKKLT; from the exons atgtTTGCTCATCACCTTGTAATATTTGTCTGCATTCAACTTCTGTTGTCCAGTGTCAGCGCA atatCTTTCACAGAGATCGATAACGCTGGAACCGACTGTGAGGacatttatattaaatcatCTGATAAAGAACAAGGCGAGGTCGATTATTTTGTTTGTGTGTTTCGCAAATTGAAAGCG TTTAACAGCGATAATTCTTTGAACGtggaagtaattaaaaatgtactgACAATAATTGGGCAATATTCTCCGCCAGGATTCAGCAAAAGTCGTTTTGAAGCGGTATTTAACGCAATAGGAAGTTGTAGTTCGACAGCAA gTAACACTGTAGAGGAAAGTGTGAAGACATACTTTCAATGTGTAAAAAAGCTTACATGA
- the LOC123267654 gene encoding tRNA methyltransferase 10 homolog A isoform X1, producing the protein MTTIPSGTNLSTILDSHVVDKKLGKTELNNLSKNQLKKIKRKEKWLAHKSEKRLKERLKAKEKRAFARAHNINLGPSRKSLKKCTMENSSCKLTITIDMGFDELMIEKDISKLTKQILRCYTLNRRAPAPVQFSLTNFNNKSKEQMEKHNGYEHWDVKFFSESYCKVYDSKKIIYLTSESENIIDKLDHDSVYVIGGLVDHNGHKGLCHKLAVQAGVQHARLPLDKFLNMKTRKVLAVNHVFEIMLQITEGKTWQDAFLQVLPLRKNAKPVTQDDKDEINSSIESSD; encoded by the exons atGACAACAATTCCGTCAGGTACTAATTTATCAACTATTCTTGATTCCCATgtagttgataaaaaattgggCAAAactgaattaaataatttaagtaaaaaccagttaaaaaaaataaaaagaaaagaaaaatggcTTGCGCATAAATCTGAAAAAAG GCTGAAGGAGAGATTAAAAGCTAAAGAAAAACGTGCTTTTGCTCGAGCACATAATATAAATCTTGGACCATCgagaaaatcattaaaaaaatgtactaTGGAAAATAGTAGTTGTAAACTAACAATAACAATCGACATGGGATTTGATGAGTTAATGATTGAAAAAGATATTTCCAAACTTACTAAACAAATTTTGAGATGCTATACTTTAAATAGAAGAGCCCCTGCACCTGTACAATTTTCATTGACTAATTTCAATAACAAGTCAAAAGAGCAAATGGAGAAACACAACGGCTACGAGCATTGGGAC gttaaattttttagtgaatcATATTGTAAAGTATACgattcgaaaaaaataatttaccttACGAGCGAATCTGAAAATATCATTGATAAATTAGATCATGATAGTGTTTATGTAATTGGAGGTTTAGTAGATCATAATGGCCATAaa GGCCTATGCCATAAACTTGCCGTTCAAGCCGGCGTACAACATGCTCGATTACCGttggacaaatttttaaatatgaaaacgCGAAAAGTTTTAGCAGTCAATCATG ttttcgaAATAATGTTGCAAATAACTGAAGGAAAAACATGGCAAGATGCATTTCTCCAAGTACTTCCTCTTCGAAAAAATGCAAAACCAGTTACGCAAGACGACAAAGATGAGATTAATTCATCGATTGAGAGTagtgattaa